The proteins below come from a single Microtus pennsylvanicus isolate mMicPen1 chromosome 13, mMicPen1.hap1, whole genome shotgun sequence genomic window:
- the Dffa gene encoding LOW QUALITY PROTEIN: DNA fragmentation factor subunit alpha (The sequence of the model RefSeq protein was modified relative to this genomic sequence to represent the inferred CDS: inserted 4 bases in 3 codons; deleted 1 base in 1 codon; substituted 1 base at 1 genomic stop codon): MASNKPKDSGSALKRTRLASTTSPGVPCSHITCCGETWKAALDCPRFPSLLGCTLRRLALSRGASDPDDIRPLKPCLLRRKHNRDLYGVAASCLEELRRKACKVVAIDESLTPVTLVLAEDNSIVDDDDYFLYVPCNTKFVALACNEKGACNNSGKNFGPNSQCCCHDSFGFTGERLLFVRLSKHLHEDLSIIILLPEEDLQVLIDIPCSELXQELCQSCSIVQRIQNALQRELHQREEXRQFKQMLELYHRAKEKMGSIFSNQEEPKAALGGDVDAVDAGISKETASEVALTSQILTVLKEKPAPELSLSNQDLELVSKEDPRALAVALSGDIKKAETVXRACSREFALRLQQVQRLHSLRNVSVREGSIAXESPKRARQDPK; the protein is encoded by the exons atggcTAGCAAT AAACCAAAGGACTCCGGTAGTGCCCTGAAACGCACGCGATTAGCCAGCACTACATCTCCCGGCGTGCCTTGCTCTCACATCACTTGCTGTGGCGAGACCTGGAAAGCGGCTCTGGACTGCCCGCGATTTCCCAGTCTATTAGGTTGCACTTTGAGGAGGCTGGCGCTGTCGCGAGGAGCCAGCGACCCGGACGATATCCGGCCTCTCAAGCCGTGTCTGCTGCGCCGCAAACACAACCGCGATCTGTACGGCGTGGCGGCCTCCTGCCTCGAGGAGCTGAGGCGCAAAG CTTGCAAAGTAGTAGCCATTGATGAGTCCCTGACACCAGTCACCCTGGTCCTGGCAGAGGACAATTCAATAGTGGACGATGACGACTACTTCCTTTATGTCCCTTGCAATACCAAGTTTGTGGCATTGGCCTGTAATGAGAAGGGGGCGTGTAACAATTCGGGTAAGAACTTTGGGCCGAATAGCCAGTGTTGCTGTCACGATTCATTTGGCTTCACGGGCGAGCGGTTGCTGTTCGTCCGGCTGTCTAAACACTTACACG AGGACCTGTCCATCATCATCCTGCTCCCAGAAGAGGACCTCCAA GTGCTCATTGACATCCCGTGTTCAGAAC GTCAGGAGCTCTGCCAAAGCTGTTCCATTGTCCAAAGGATCCAGAACGCGCTCCAGCGGGAGCTTCACCAGAGAGAGG GCCGCCAGTTCAAGCAGATGCTAGAACTGTATCACCGGGCTAAGGAGAAGATGGGCTCCATCTTCTCCAACCAGGAAG AGCCAAAAGCCGCCCTCGGTGGAGACGTGGATGCGGTGGACGCGGGCATCAGCAAAGAGACGGCTTCCGAAGTGGCACTTACAAGCCAGATCCTCACTGTGCTGAAGGAGAAGCCTGCCCCAGAGCTGAGCTTATCTAATCAGGATTTGGAG CTGGTCTCCAAGGAGGAccccagagccctggctgttgCCTTGAGCGGGGAcataaagaaagcagagacagtcTAGCGGGCCTGCAGC CGGGAGTTTGCCCTGCGCCTGCAGCAAGTGCAGAGGTTGCATTCCCTCAGGAATGTCTCGGTGAGGGAGGGATCCATTGC TGAGAGCCCCAAACGCGCCAGACAAGACCCCAAGTAG
- the Cenps gene encoding centromere protein S, producing MEETEEEEERQFSHRQRLKAAVHYTVGSLCNEVALDKQVQFNKQTVAAIAEVTFRQCENFAKDLEMFARHAKRSTVTTEDVKLLARRSNSLLKYITEKNEEIAQLNLERKAKKKRKPEDDSSNSREPAAEVVDTET from the exons ATGGAGgagacggaggaggaggaggagcggcAGTTCTCTCACCGGCAG AGGCTAAAGGCAGCAGTTCACTACACGGTCGGCAGTCTGTGCAATGAAGTGGCCTTGGACAAACAGGTGCAGTTCAACAAGCAGACCGTGGCAGCCATCGCGGAGGTGACTTTCCGACAGTGTG aAAATTTTGCCAAAGACCTTGAGATGTTTGCCAG ACACGCGAAAAGAAGCACAGTTACCACTGAGGACGTGAAGCTCTTAGCCAGGCGGAGTAATTCACTG CTAAAATACATCACAGAGAAAAACGAAGAGATTGCTCAGCTCAACCTAGAGCGAAAGgccaagaagaaaaggaagccagaGGATGACAGCAGTAACTCCAGGGAGCCCGCTGCCGAAGTGGTGGACACTGAGACTTGA
- the Cort gene encoding cortistatin: MGGCRARGQWLSAFGLLLLLWGTVATALPLERGPTGQDSGEAAEGKRASLLTFLAWWHGWTSQASSSALIGGDTSEVSRRQESPPLQQPPRRDKKPCKNFFWKTFSSCK; this comes from the exons ATGGGTGGCTGCCGAGCCAGAGGCCAGTGGCTGTCGGCCTtcgggctgctgctgctgctgtgggggACTGTGGCCACTGCCCTTCCGCTGGAGCGTGGTCCCACCGGCCAGGACAGTGGG GAAGCTGCGGAAGGGAAGAGGGCCAGCCTCCTGACTTTCCTTGCCTGGTGGCACGGGTGGACCTCCCAAGCCAGCTCCAGCGCCCTCATCGGAGGGGATACCAGCGAGGTGTCTAGGCGACAGGAAAGCCCACCTCTCCAGCAGCCCCCACGCCGGGATAAAAAGCCCTGCAAGAACTTCTTCTGGAAAACCTTCTCCTCTTGCAAATAA